A genomic segment from Stappia indica encodes:
- a CDS encoding carboxymuconolactone decarboxylase family protein translates to MTTKTMRPDGTPAGERFEAGLKTRREVLGDDYVNASVNKATDYNWPMQQLVTEYCWGDVWNREGLGRRERSILNLGMISALGRSHELRLHVRGAINNGLTKEEIREIMLQVAIYCGVPAGIDSFRTAQEVFDEMGI, encoded by the coding sequence ATGACCACCAAGACCATGCGCCCCGACGGCACGCCGGCCGGCGAGCGCTTCGAGGCCGGCCTCAAGACCCGCCGCGAGGTGCTGGGCGACGACTACGTGAACGCCTCCGTCAACAAGGCGACCGACTACAACTGGCCGATGCAGCAGCTCGTCACCGAATACTGCTGGGGCGATGTGTGGAACCGCGAGGGCCTCGGCCGCCGCGAGCGCTCGATCCTCAACCTCGGCATGATCTCGGCGCTCGGCCGCAGCCACGAGCTGCGCCTGCATGTGCGCGGCGCGATCAACAACGGTCTCACCAAGGAAGAGATCCGCGAGATCATGCTGCAGGTCGCCATCTATTGCGGCGTTCCGGCGGGCATCGACAGCTTCCGCACGGCCCAGGAAGTCTTCGACGAAATGGGCATCTGA
- a CDS encoding ABC transporter substrate-binding protein, whose protein sequence is MTKDTSKSAFSLSRRQMLAAGAATALTMPFYARRGFAADTINVGVIQPLSGANAQFGINSRNGIQLVADEINAAGGIKSMGGAKINLIISDATSNPTQAATVAQRMMSQDGVCAVLGAFASSLTLAISEVTERRGVPLLTMSFSDQVTGRGFRNIFQVVSKASQLGSATITHTLDLARKAGDEITKIAIMYEDTAYGTSQAGGLRAAAEANGIEVVMDEAYPLGITDVSPLINQLRRTEAQAVFPVSYLNDSLLIIRNMRQQGINLPTIGGAAGYIIPDFRNGLGELADDVLSISPAAYDQAPEFTERFRERFGYFMVHEAQEHAACMGVLASALEKAGNADPRQLRDVIAAETFDEGWATVMSGGKIKFDETGLNIHAVPMMVQWRGDELVTVAPADYAKAEAVWHSL, encoded by the coding sequence ATGACCAAAGACACGTCCAAGTCCGCGTTCAGCCTGTCGCGTCGCCAGATGCTGGCGGCCGGTGCCGCAACGGCGCTGACCATGCCGTTCTACGCGCGCCGCGGCTTTGCCGCCGACACGATCAATGTCGGCGTGATCCAGCCGCTGTCGGGCGCCAATGCCCAGTTCGGCATCAACTCGCGCAACGGCATCCAGCTGGTCGCCGACGAGATCAATGCCGCCGGCGGCATCAAGTCGATGGGCGGGGCGAAGATCAACCTGATCATCTCCGACGCGACGTCCAACCCGACGCAGGCCGCAACCGTGGCGCAGCGCATGATGTCGCAGGACGGCGTGTGCGCGGTGCTGGGCGCCTTCGCCTCGTCGCTGACGCTGGCGATCTCCGAGGTGACCGAGCGCCGCGGCGTGCCGCTGCTCACCATGTCCTTCTCGGACCAGGTGACGGGCCGCGGCTTCCGCAACATCTTCCAGGTGGTCTCCAAGGCCTCGCAGCTGGGCTCGGCGACGATCACCCACACGCTGGATCTGGCCCGCAAGGCCGGCGACGAGATCACCAAGATCGCCATCATGTACGAGGACACCGCCTACGGCACCTCGCAGGCCGGCGGCCTGCGCGCCGCGGCGGAGGCCAACGGCATCGAGGTGGTGATGGACGAGGCCTATCCGCTGGGCATCACCGACGTGTCGCCGCTGATCAACCAGCTGCGCCGCACCGAGGCCCAGGCCGTGTTCCCGGTCTCCTACCTGAACGACAGCCTGCTGATCATCCGCAACATGCGCCAGCAGGGCATCAACCTGCCGACCATCGGCGGCGCGGCCGGCTACATCATCCCGGACTTCCGCAACGGTCTCGGGGAACTGGCCGACGACGTGCTGTCGATCTCGCCGGCGGCCTACGACCAGGCACCGGAGTTCACCGAGCGGTTCCGCGAGCGTTTCGGCTACTTCATGGTGCACGAGGCGCAGGAGCACGCGGCCTGCATGGGCGTCCTCGCCTCGGCGCTGGAGAAGGCCGGCAACGCCGACCCGCGCCAGCTGCGCGACGTCATCGCCGCCGAGACCTTCGACGAGGGTTGGGCCACCGTCATGTCGGGCGGCAAGATCAAGTTCGACGAGACCGGCCTCAACATCCACGCGGTGCCGATGATGGTGCAGTGGCGCGGCGACGAGCTGGTGACCGTCGCCCCGGCGGACTACGCCAAGGCCGAGGCCGTCTGGCACAGCCTCTGA
- a CDS encoding branched-chain amino acid ABC transporter permease: MEYLIILLQTLLDGIMIGGVYAVLAIGLSLVFGVMHIVNFAHAEFMMIGMFIGWACWHFFGLDPMLGAFIALAVTFCFGMVLQRVLIRPVLGAPQVAQIFLTVGMLFALENAALMIMGAEYRSVTTPYQTQSLTLFSYGSERLLVGMDKLYAFLMALLSGSAVWLFLNKTRFGAAMRATSQDPMAAKLMGVNTDLMYSVAFGLGVGTTAFGGSVVLPYITASPAVGSGYAVLLFTVVVLGGLGSVTGAIIGGIAVGVIQSFSALFMPIQLQNLALFVVFILVLALRPEGIVARRRS; encoded by the coding sequence ATGGAATACCTCATCATCCTGCTTCAGACCCTGCTCGACGGGATCATGATCGGCGGCGTCTACGCGGTGCTGGCGATCGGCCTCAGCCTCGTCTTCGGCGTCATGCACATCGTCAACTTCGCCCATGCGGAATTCATGATGATCGGCATGTTCATCGGCTGGGCATGCTGGCACTTCTTCGGCCTCGACCCGATGCTCGGCGCCTTCATCGCGCTGGCGGTGACCTTCTGCTTCGGCATGGTGCTGCAGCGCGTGCTGATCCGCCCGGTGCTCGGCGCGCCGCAGGTCGCGCAGATCTTCCTGACCGTCGGCATGCTCTTCGCGCTGGAAAACGCCGCGCTGATGATCATGGGCGCGGAATACCGCTCGGTGACGACGCCGTACCAGACCCAGTCGCTGACGCTGTTCTCCTACGGCAGCGAGCGCTTGCTGGTGGGCATGGACAAGCTCTACGCCTTCCTGATGGCCCTGCTGTCGGGCAGCGCGGTGTGGCTGTTCCTCAACAAGACCCGCTTCGGCGCGGCCATGCGCGCGACCTCGCAGGACCCGATGGCGGCCAAGCTGATGGGCGTCAACACGGACCTGATGTATTCGGTCGCCTTCGGCCTCGGCGTCGGCACCACCGCCTTCGGCGGCTCGGTCGTGCTGCCCTACATCACCGCCTCGCCGGCGGTCGGCTCGGGCTATGCGGTGCTGCTGTTCACGGTGGTGGTGCTCGGCGGCCTCGGCTCGGTGACCGGGGCGATCATCGGCGGCATCGCCGTCGGCGTCATCCAGTCCTTCTCCGCCCTGTTCATGCCGATCCAGCTGCAGAACCTCGCCCTGTTCGTGGTGTTCATCCTCGTGCTGGCGCTCCGGCCGGAAGGCATCGTCGCCCGGAGGCGTTCATGA
- a CDS encoding branched-chain amino acid ABC transporter permease: MTRSNTLSIALPALVVLALIIAPLGLDPFGYTLRILCLMLLFCAMGQAWNIVGGLANQISLGHAAYFGIGAYSSTILFGSLGVSPLIGVFVGMFLAAIFALVLSLPTLRLKGHYFALATLAAGEVARVVANSWTSLTGGPVGISVPYRPDAGFWALQFQTVLPNYYLFLGAMVLVSLVFWLVQTSAFGYRLRAIKENETAAEVIGVNTYRVKLHASILSAVLTAMLGTLYAQFQFFFDPDTIFGVATISVKMALIVILGGAGRLYGPWVGAAVIIPLEEMANSYLGNSIAGLSQFAYGVLLIVVILLNPRGLISLFESLRDRLKGRQRA, from the coding sequence ATGACCCGCTCCAACACGCTTTCCATCGCGCTCCCGGCGCTGGTGGTCCTGGCGCTGATCATTGCCCCTCTCGGGCTCGATCCCTTCGGCTACACGCTGCGCATCCTGTGCCTGATGCTGCTGTTCTGCGCGATGGGCCAGGCCTGGAACATCGTCGGCGGCCTCGCCAACCAGATCTCGCTCGGCCATGCCGCCTATTTCGGCATCGGCGCCTACAGCTCGACGATCCTGTTCGGCTCGCTCGGCGTCTCGCCGCTGATCGGCGTGTTCGTCGGCATGTTCCTGGCGGCGATCTTCGCCCTGGTGCTGTCGCTGCCGACGCTGAGGCTCAAGGGCCACTACTTCGCGCTGGCAACGCTTGCCGCCGGCGAGGTCGCCCGCGTCGTCGCCAACTCCTGGACCAGCCTGACGGGCGGCCCGGTCGGCATCTCGGTGCCCTACCGCCCCGATGCCGGCTTCTGGGCGCTGCAGTTCCAGACCGTGCTGCCGAACTACTACCTGTTCCTCGGCGCGATGGTCCTGGTGTCGCTGGTGTTCTGGCTGGTCCAGACCTCGGCCTTCGGCTACCGGCTGCGCGCGATCAAGGAGAACGAGACGGCGGCCGAGGTGATCGGCGTCAACACCTACCGGGTGAAGCTGCATGCCTCGATCCTGTCGGCGGTGCTGACCGCGATGCTCGGCACGCTCTACGCCCAGTTCCAGTTCTTCTTCGATCCCGACACGATCTTCGGCGTGGCGACGATCTCGGTGAAGATGGCGCTGATCGTGATCCTGGGCGGAGCCGGCCGGCTCTACGGTCCCTGGGTCGGGGCGGCGGTGATCATCCCGCTGGAAGAGATGGCCAACTCCTATCTCGGCAACTCCATCGCCGGCCTGTCGCAATTCGCCTACGGCGTGCTGCTGATCGTGGTGATCCTGCTCAACCCGCGCGGCCTGATCTCGCTGTTCGAGTCCCTGCGCGACCGGCTCAAGGGGAGGCAGCGCGCATGA
- a CDS encoding ABC transporter ATP-binding protein: MSGHLLEVRNVTRRFGGLVANSDVTFTVSPGEIIGLIGPNGAGKTTLFNVLVGIYPPSAGEVIFDGKSIGGMKPHQIAKAGLTKTFQNVALFGETSVLDNVVTGGLVNRSLTDARRFAAECLERVGIGAIAGKKAGDLSFPERARVEVARALCTSPKLLLLDEVMAALTPAEMEEVIELVRSLRDEGMTFIVVEHHMKAVMKLCERLIVLNFGEMIADGTPEEIAGNRKVLDAYLGANFSTQGEGH; this comes from the coding sequence ATGAGCGGCCATCTTCTGGAAGTGCGGAACGTCACCCGGCGCTTCGGCGGCCTGGTGGCCAATTCCGACGTCACCTTCACCGTCTCGCCGGGCGAGATCATCGGCCTGATCGGCCCCAACGGCGCGGGCAAGACGACGCTGTTCAACGTGCTGGTGGGCATCTATCCGCCGAGCGCGGGCGAGGTGATCTTCGACGGCAAGAGCATCGGCGGGATGAAGCCGCACCAGATCGCCAAGGCCGGGCTGACCAAGACGTTCCAGAACGTCGCGCTGTTCGGCGAAACCTCCGTGCTCGACAATGTCGTGACCGGCGGGCTGGTCAACCGCAGCCTGACGGATGCGCGCCGCTTTGCGGCCGAGTGCCTGGAGCGGGTCGGCATCGGTGCCATCGCCGGCAAGAAGGCGGGCGACCTGTCCTTCCCCGAGCGTGCCCGCGTCGAGGTGGCCCGTGCCCTGTGCACCTCGCCCAAGCTCCTGCTGCTGGACGAGGTGATGGCGGCGCTGACGCCGGCGGAGATGGAGGAGGTCATCGAGCTCGTGCGCTCCCTGCGCGACGAGGGCATGACCTTCATCGTCGTCGAGCACCACATGAAGGCGGTGATGAAGCTGTGCGAGCGGCTGATCGTGCTGAACTTCGGCGAGATGATCGCCGACGGCACGCCGGAGGAGATCGCCGGCAACCGCAAGGTGCTGGACGCCTATCTCGGCGCCAATTTCTCGACGCAAGGGGAGGGCCACTGA
- a CDS encoding ABC transporter ATP-binding protein produces MPASAKDKDVLLDIGELTAGYGAQPVLHGISLHVVRHEFVAVIGANTAGKSTLLRAISGLLPQCKGRIAFDGKDLTKLKAHEIAGLGIAHVPEGRHVFPEMTVEDNLRMGAYARADQAATQQALERVFELFPRLKERRAQYAGSMSGGEQQMVAVGRGMMLEPKLLILDEPSLGLAPLVVEEMHQRFLDIHRSGVTVLLVEQNVSLALHSAERAYVMSSGSIEIEGSARELLHDDRIRKAYLGI; encoded by the coding sequence ATGCCGGCCTCAGCCAAAGACAAGGACGTCCTGCTGGACATCGGCGAGCTGACCGCCGGCTACGGCGCCCAGCCGGTCCTGCACGGCATCTCGCTGCATGTGGTGCGCCACGAGTTCGTTGCCGTGATCGGCGCCAACACCGCCGGCAAGAGCACGCTTTTGCGCGCGATCTCGGGCCTTCTGCCGCAGTGCAAGGGCCGCATCGCCTTCGACGGCAAGGACCTGACCAAGCTGAAGGCGCACGAGATCGCCGGGCTGGGCATTGCCCATGTCCCGGAGGGGCGCCATGTGTTCCCGGAGATGACGGTCGAGGACAATCTCCGCATGGGAGCCTATGCGCGTGCCGACCAGGCGGCGACGCAGCAGGCGCTGGAGCGGGTGTTCGAGCTGTTTCCGCGGCTGAAGGAGCGGCGGGCGCAATATGCCGGCTCCATGTCCGGCGGCGAGCAGCAGATGGTGGCGGTCGGCCGCGGCATGATGCTGGAGCCCAAGCTGCTCATCCTCGACGAGCCGAGCCTCGGCCTTGCGCCGCTGGTCGTGGAGGAAATGCATCAGCGCTTCCTCGACATTCACCGCTCCGGCGTTACGGTGCTGCTCGTCGAGCAGAACGTCTCGCTGGCCCTGCACAGCGCGGAACGCGCCTATGTGATGTCCTCGGGCTCCATCGAGATCGAGGGCTCGGCGCGCGAGCTGCTGCACGACGACCGCATTCGCAAGGCCTATCTGGGCATCTGA